The sequence below is a genomic window from Candidatus Methanoplasma termitum.
TGATTTGGAATCTTTCTTCTTACCTTCATCGCCGCAGCCGTCGAATTTCCCATAGTGCACGCTTCTGTCCCCATCGATCTTGAAGGCCTTACCGTAGCGCGTTTCGGATACCATTGCCGCGGTGTTCCCGCAGACCAGCATCGGCTTGCCGGTAAAGAACCTGTGATGATCATCCAGATCGAAATAATGGGGGTTCCCGGGGATGCTGCCGTCATACCATGCGACCTGCCCGTAATCTTCACATATGTCTTCAAGACAGTCGAGCTTGAAGGCCCTTACCGTCCTTGACGAGAAGTTTGCAAACCCGACCTTTTTCTCTATCTCTTCGTTGGCCAGTTCGAGTTCGCGTATGCTCGTATATCTGAAATCCTTCCATCCGACCCTTGCCATGAGCCTTCTGAAGTCCTCTACATACATTGCGCCCCCGAGGCATTCACCGCGAAGAACGGGGTCTGTCGCCAGTTCCTCCGGTATGCGCCTGTCTGCGAATACGTCAGAGAAATACAGTTCGCCGCCGGGTCTGAGGACACGATATATCTCCCTGAACACCTGTTCTTTCGCCGGTGAGAGATTGATCACGCAGTTGGATATCACCACATCGACACTGTTATCTTTTATTCCCAGAGACCTCAGATCCTCGATGTATCCCTGCATGAACTTCACATTGGACTTTTTGTACCCGAAACGCTTGCGTTGTTCCTCTTGATATTTTATTGCGGTCCGGATCTGTTCGTCTGTCATATCGACGCCGATCGCACACCCTGATTCTCCTACCAATTTAGATGCGATATAGATGTCCCTGCCGGTACCGCACCCGAGATCCAACACCGTCATACCTTCGAGAAGCGGAGGGAGCGGTGAGCCGCAGCCGTAGAACCTGTCCTTTATCTCATCAGCGATGAGCGGCAGGATAGGTTTGATCAGGGCCGGAGGGCTGTCCGAACAGCAGCATGCGCTTGTTTTCAGATCATCCTTTGTCTGCAGTCTCTTCCCATAATACTCTTTCACATCCTCGATTATCTTGTCCGTGTTTCTCCCTCCTTCTTTTACCAGCAATCCCTTCTCTGCGCACATCCGCAGGGAGGCCCCGCCTCGTAGCAGACATTATTACTGTCATCGTCATCATCGATCACGACAGATGTGAGCTCGCGCAACATCTCTGCTGCCGCCGTGCTGCCTTCTTCGCTTATAGAATAGAATGTCCACTTTCCCTCTTTGCGGGCATCGACTATGCCGCTGTCGACAAGAATTTTCATATGATGCGACAGCGTCGGCTGGCTGATGTCCAAACGCTCTAACAGCACGCATGCGCACTTCTCTCCGTTTTGCAGAAGAGAGATGATCGTCAAGCGGGTTTCATCGCAGAAAGCCTTGAAGGTGGTTGCGCACTCGGTGTTTGTTCTTGTCATGTGAGCCTCATATAGACACATCTCGATATGTTAATTTCGGATTATAAAATTATGCTCTGCTGAGTGTCGCTTGTAGTTTCAGCTCATAGTTCCAGTACTGTTGCATAGCCGTTCCAATGCTTTGGCTACGATTTATCATATTGATATTTATCTATTTATACTACATAAAGAAATATCTTTTCAGTGAGAATATGGTAGTAGAGCCAGTCGATTTCTATCAGATGCCGCCGGAAGATATCCTGAAATATCTTCCGGGGAAGAATTGCGGAGGTTGCGGTAAGGACAGCTGCGAGGATTTCGCAGGAGCCCTGAGCAAAGGCGAGGCAAAAATAACAGAATGCCCCGAGATCGGTCTGAAACTGAAAAAGTCCCTTGAGGGCGGGTTGTCGATACGGCTTGTGGTCCATGAAGCGGATTTTTCTATGTCGACTGTCTCGGAGTCGATCATCCCTGTGAATAAACCGACGCGGGATTCGCCGGTCCTGTTGACGGGTAATTGCGAAGTGACATTGTATGTCTTGAGGCTGATCTTTGAGAAAGCGCCTGATGTGAGTGCCTGGATCATACCGAGCGATACTAAGGGCTTCACTATCGACCATGTTATGACCATGAAGGTCATGACGCCGATGACCGTGATGAGGGCACTCACGGATTCGGGGATCTCTCAAAAAGTGGATTCAAGGGTCATGATAATCCCTGGACTTTGCGAGGGCCTTGAGCGCAACATAGAGGTCATGACCAAATGGAAGGTCATCGTGGGACCAAAGAGCGGTTTCGAACTTCCCGCATTTTTGACGCAGCTGGCAAATACAGATGATTAAGGCAGAAATTTACAGTTTGCTCCGTTGAGAAGGGGTTCCGTGATGCGGGCAGTCAAATAATTTTAAACCCCCCGGCAGCCTTGCCGGAGGGCGTTGTTTGTTAAGGTTTATTTGCGGTTGTGTATCACACGCCCTTTTTCTTCAGGACGAAGTTGAACAGAACATATCCCACCACGATGATTATTACCACAACAATGCTGATCCACAGCCATATGCTGGTACCTGAGCTGTCGTTGACAACGGGTTCCGTCACTGTCAAAGTGAAGGTTACGGTCGCATCCGGCGTAGCGCCGTTGCTTGCTTTCAGCACCACTTCATAACTTCCTGCGGCGAGACCGGCCGCGATGTTGAGCTTCTTTGTATCGGCATTCCATGTGATCTTTTCATCGCCGGTGGTCGTGACCGTGGGTGTCGGGGTGCCTGTCAATGTGAAAACACCAGACGAAGCGGCGGCATAACCCTCGGTCAAGGTCATGGTCGTGGGGCCGTCGATCCCGGGAACGGATGCCAGCACAACAGTGCCTCTTCCGCTCGGCGATATCTCTATTGTCGCGGGTGAACTTTCGGGGGTTTGTGACGAACCAAAGCTTGCATTACCCGACAGCACCCATTGATTGCCGGAGCTGCCCATTGTGAACGGATGGACCTCCCACGCCGCCAGGCTGTTCTTCAGGGTAACGGTGGTACCCAAGCTCATCGTGAAACCTTTTGCTCCAAACGTCATCATGGCACCGTTAGCTCCGGTCGCATTGATCTTTGCACTGTTCGACAGGATGATGTCTGTCGGAGTAGCGAGATAGATGCCGTATTGAGCGGTGCCGTTAGCGACGATATTCGTTTCGCTGACGGCCATTTGATTTGTACTAATGCCTGTGCTTCCGCTTGCGATGATCGTCCCGCTTCCGGTTATTGACATATTTCCTAGGCTGACAATTCCGTAGGCTTTGCCGGAAGCGATTATCGTGCCTTTACACTCGACGCTGTGGATGGTGGTGATGTTGAAGAATATTCCTCTCCATTCAGAGCCTGTGGCGGTCAGTTTTGCATTTTCTGCCACACTTAATCTTAGCGTTGGGCCGTCCAAAACGAGTGCGTCTTTCGCGGAGCCACTAGTCTCGGCGGAAACATCCGCATTTCCTTCTATACTCAGTTCCATTGCATGTATTCCTGTCTGGTCGACACCGTTCGCGATCAGTGTACCGCCGTTCGAAGATGTGATCGTAAGAACGGAGCCTGGGGCGGCTGAGTACAAGGCTATGTTACCGTTGCCGTTGATCAAGTTGTCCCCGATAAGTTCTATCACTCCCATATTGTGGAGATACCCTACTCCTCCGCTGGCTGTAATTGTAAGGTTGCTTAGTCTGACCGTGTGTGCGGCAGTGTCCGCACCTTCTGCGATCCGCAGGTTTTCAATAAGCTGGCTAAAGGAATTGATCTTCACATTAGCATTAGCGGCGATCTGTATCACCGTGGGAAATGCAGGCGACCCTGCGGCCGGATAAATGAAAAGCTCTTTGTTGTTTTCCAAAGTTATCGTTGTTCCGAGATCGGCCCATTTTGACGGTGTGTCAATGACGATCGCGTCGTCTGCTCCATTTGATATTGTTGTCGGCACCCCGAAAAGAAGGATCAGGACTGCCGCCGCCACTAACATCAAAGATAATGCTTTCAATGGTTTTTTCATCATGTTTATTCCTCGGATAATTAACATCGCTATCTTGATTAATAAAGAGATATGACAGTAAAACGATAGAGAATCATTAGAATCGTCAATCTTTGCCGCGTATGCTCTCGAGATATTCGTTCTGTATCCTCACAACTTCGGAACTGTCCTTTGCTTTGGAATAATCCTCAAGCATCGATCCGTTCAGTCGGATGAATTCCGGCGCCCAGTTGAATCTTCCCAGGAATGATTCCGCCTGTTCCTTCTCACCCAGGATCATAAGCGATGCGAGGACGGCTTCCGCACTGTTAAGTTCCATCGGCCTACCCCAGTTGACCGGATTGGATGCCAAAAGATACGGCAGGACTCGCTCGTTAGTCCCCCTCACTCTCGGGAATTCGTCTATGTTCGTCCAAGTGAGGTCCATGACCACCAATCCTTTCCTTGCGTGAACGATATCCGCAGGAGAAAGCGCTATCTTTGAAAACGGAGACAGTACTATAGAGCCAGACGGTATTGCCGAGAGAGTTTTTGCTTCCTTTCCAAGCCCGAATTTCAACATTCTTTTCGCTGTGCATTTCTTCGGGTCGCATTGACATTTGTCGTGTATTATTACCGGGATCATGCGCTTATCATCGTTCTCAGTTTTCCGGGATCGGCCATATTCTCTTTGACCCATGAACTTACCCTGTCGATCAGTTCGGAATAACAGTTCGCAAGCTCAAGGTCGTCGGTCGCTTGGAAGTTCTCTGTCCTCTCTAACTCAAAGAGTATCTGTTTCCCCTGCCACGGTGTCCTCTTCGCCCATTCGTCGAATGTGCTTTTCTGCAGGAAAATGATCAAATCATAGTCTTCCTCATCCCTCAAGTAGTCCCTGTCCTTGAAGTCCTTCGAGACCTGCCGCCTCATATCATTTCCCATCTGGTACATCACAGATATCAGTTCACAGTCGATTATGTCCTTCTTCGGCCCCGCACTGTACACATCATATTTATTTCCGAAATATTCCTTTGTGAAATGCTCCGCAAGCTGTGAGACGAGATCGTTCTTCTCTTCGACGAACAGCACCCGGACCTTCTTTTCCTTCTTCCCGAACATTCGATCCCTCTTTGAGCACCTCTGTGTATAAACTAAAGAGATTTAGCACTTACCCGAACAGACAATCATTTATCTTCGTCATTCGATGGGGAGATGCCACGATGATGAACATTTTCGAGCTGATATCTGATGATAGACGGGCGAGCTGAGTGGCTTTTTATCCCATACTTCTTTCAGAGTTTTTCTCTGAGAAGGAAATCGTGTAAGTGTATGCCTCTGACACCGTTCCTGTCCTCATTCCAGAACGTGTCCGTTGTTACAACATATTTCGGATAGTGATCCTGTATATCTTCCAAGGGAGAGAACTCCCTCTCGATAGTTTCGGCACTCTTGAGCTCCGCGCATACCTGGACATAGACTTTCTCACCGCCGTTTATTTTCTCCGCAACGAAGTCTATTTCCTTTGTACCCATCTTGCCGACATATACCTTGTAACCACGGCGGACTAGGTCGTTGTGGACAATATTCTCCAAAACCCCTGACCTATTTGTTGTTTTCATATCGCGGACAGCATATTGCAGCGAATGATCTGCCAAATAATACTTGTCGTTACTGTCCAAAAGCCTTTTTCCTTTGACGTCGTATTTGCTGACGCGTTTTATCAGAAGGGCTTTCTCCAAATGCCCGATATAACTGCTTATCGTCTCATAGTCGACCCCTCCGCCGCCACTTTTGATATAGTCTGCGATTTTTCTGTCTGAAATGAAAAACCCAACGTTATCATAGAGGAAAGAAACGATCTTTTCCAAAAGCGGTGCGTTTTTTATTTTATTTCTTTCGATCACGTCTTTCAGAACAACCGCGGATTGTATGTCTGAAATGACCTGTCTGGCCTGCTCATCTGTGAACCTTATCGAAGACAGCAAGGGGAATCCCCCGGAACGTATATATTCGTCCAACAGGCCATACCTGCCGTACTGGATGCCCTCATCGAGGCCAAATTCCTTTCTGAAATTGATGAACTCTTTAAAGGACAGAGTCCGTGCCTCGAAAGAAACGTATCTTCCTGCCAGCAAGGTTGCCAGTTCCCCCGACAGAAGCTTTGAGTTGGAACCTGTAATATAGATGTCGGTATTTTTGAGCCTCAGCGAGTTTACGGCCTTCTCCCAACCTGTCACCTCTTGTATCTCATCTAAAAAAATGTAGTACCTCTTATCATCCTTCATTTTTTCCTTGATGTATTGATTAAGATCCTTGTATGAAACAATGTTATCAAAATCAGAGTCTTCAAAATTGATGAAGATTATGTGATCTTCATCTACTGTCTTCATTATCTCTTGCTTTATTAGATTGAGTATCCCCGACTTCCCACACCTTCTTACGCCCGTGATGACCTTGATCAGCGGCTTATCAATAAATCCCTTTAACTGAGTTGTGTATACTTCCCTTTCAACAAGCTTTTCCATCTCTGCCATATTTTTGATATGACTTTTGCAGTATATTATTGTATTTATTGTGCAAGTGTTACACTTGCATAAAGCATAATTATTAGCGTTAATGCAAGTGTTACACTTGCACAAAACACAATTATCAGCATTCATGCAAGTGTAACACTTGCAATATGCCATTCAAAATACAGTCGTGTCGGCATAATGCCACACAATTATACTGTTTTTCATGTTCGTTAATCGACACTCAATAACTGTAAATAACGCCCCGTTAATCACTACGATATGAAACCGGTCTTGCAGGTAGCTTTGGACCTTATGCAGTTGAACCGTGCTGTCACTATCGCACATGAAGCGGTAGAGGGCGGCGCGGATTGGATCGAAGTGGGCACTCCGCTGATCAAAAGCGAGGGCGCCGAAGCTGTCAGAACACTGCGCAGGGAATTCCCCGGCAGGAAGCTCATTGCCGACACAAAAACAATGGATGTCGGCGGGCTCGAGGTTGAAATGATGGCAAAGGCGGGTGCGGATGTTGTAACTGTCCTGGGCCTTGCCGACGATTCTACAATAGCGGAAGCGGTTTCCTCCGGAAGGAAGTACGGCGCCGAGATCATGGTAGACATGATCAATGTGCCAGACCGTGTTTTGAGAGCAAAAGCGGTAGAGAAGCTCGGCGTTTCATACATCTGTCTTCACATGGGTATCGATACCCAAATGAAAGGAGAAGGAGCACCTGTCGACATTCTCAGAAAGATCGCTCAGGAGGTATCGATCCCTGTTGCGGCAGCCGGAGGAATAACCGTTGAGACCGCACCTGCATACGTTAAAGCGGGGGCCTCGATCATAATAGTCGGCGGCGGGATCATCAAAGCTGCCGATGTGAAACAATCTGCTAAGGACATGTTATCATCCATGTCCGGGCAGAAGGTCAGCACCGTACTCTCAAAGAAATATGGGGAAGAGGAGCTGTTCAAGGCATTCTCAAAGGCTTCGACCTGCAACATATCCGACGCATTCCACAAAAAAGGAGTGATAATGGGTCTGAGGCCGTTCATAGCCGAAGGCGTTAGGATGGTCGGCAGGGCGCTTACCGTCCAAACTGCGAACGGGGACTGGGCAAAGCCCGTGGAAGCGATTGACAGAGCGAAACCCGGCGATGTCATTGTCATCGATGTTGGGAATGCTCCGATGGCGGTGTGGGGAGAACTTGCCTCCAACTCTGCAGTTACCATGGGCGTTGTCGGTGTTGTCATCGACGGTGCGATAAGGGACATTGACGACATAAAGAAAATGAAATTCCCGGCGTTCGCAAGATCTGTGGTACCGTGTGCGGGAGAGCCTAAAGGTTACGGCGGGATCGGCATGGAGGTCACCATCGGGGGGCAGACCGTACGTACGGGAGACTGGATCATCGGCGACGAGAACGGGCTCATGGTCGTACCGAAAGAGGTCGCTGTCGAAGTTGCCAACCGGACCGTTGATATCAATGAAAGGGAGAACAGGACCAGGGAAGAGATCAAAAGAGGTTCCACACTTTCGAAGGTCAACGAACTCGCAAAGTGGGAACCTGTAAAGTAGGATCAGTAAGGCCTGTCCTTTTTGCTGAAGGGGTCTGTCTGCCTCGGGGTCCTTTCGCTGTCCATCTTTGCAGCGAGATCCATGAGCCTGGCTATTCTGTCATCCATCGGGGGGTGGGTGCTGAAGAGTTTCCTGAAGTAATTCTTATTGGAAATTGGGTTTGATATCCACAGGCTCTCATAACTTGTGTTGCTGTAATCACTGCTCGGTGCTTTTACACCACCCTCGATACTTTGAAGGGCCCTCGCAAGCGCACGCGGGTTGCCGGTGATCTTCGCCCCCGATTCATCGGCAAGGTATTCCCGATTTCTTGATATGCCGAGCTGCACAAGTATGGCTGCGATAGGGATGGTTACGCTGACGACAAGTGCGACGATGACCATATAGATGCTCCTCTGATTACCCGTGAAGGCCATCCAGAACGCCCATCTTCCAAGGAATGACAACACGGCCGCCATAGTCGATGCCACCGTCATTACTAGGATGTCCCTGTTCTTTATGTGGGAGATCTCGTGTGCTATCACGCCTTCCAGTTCATCATCTTTGAGAAGTCCGAGGATGCCTCTTGTGGCAACGACCGCCGCATTCTTCGGGTTCCTTCCCGTTGCGAACGCATTCGGCATAGCCAGTTCGGAAACTCCGACCTCCGGCATCGGGACCCCGGCTTTTTCTGATACTTTCCTAACTATAGCGTACAGCCTCGGCTCTTCCGCTTCGGACACGATGCGTACTTTGTTAGCTCTCAGCGCGCTTTTCTTGGAGAAGAAATACGCATATACGTTGAACACGACCGCCAATGATAACATTGCGATCATGCCGATCCACATCTGACCGAAAAACCATCCTACCAGCCATCCTACGGCAACAAGTATGATTGTCATCACGATGAACATAACTGCGGTCCTGACCTGCCAAATCATGGTATCACTCAGCTTGGTACTATTCCGAGCGTATTTGAATATATCTTTGAAAAGAACTGCTCAAAAAGCAAATGTTAATGTGAACAGTGTTTATATTGCTAAATGGGATGATAAATTAGTTTTATAATGACATAAAGGTGATAAAGATGCAAGAAACAAACAGGATCGAATTCGAGAGAGAGCTGAACGAACGCTTTGTACGTACTGTTGTTTCTTTCCTGAATTACACAGGAGGCGGTGAGATCATCGTCGGCATCGATGATAACGGCGCAGCAATCGGGGTGGATGACCCAGACACCGTACAGCGAAAAGCGGTCGACCTCATACGCAACAATATCCGCCCGCAGACCCTCGGTCTTTTCGACGTTGTTGCGGATAAAATAGATGACAACGATATTGTTCGCGTGATAGTCTCATGCGGACAGCAGCGCCCTTACTACATCAGAAAGAAGGGGGAATGGATAATCGACATAAAACCGGCATTGCTTTCGGAACGACCGACAAAGAGACGGCGCAAGGAACCTTGATGGTTTAGGCGACTGCCGATGCGATCTGTTGACGGTGTTGCGCCAACACAGATGCGCTCAATACCGTCTGGGGCAGTTTCCGTTCGTTACTTCGAGTCGTAGTTTGCCGGCATCGGGCAGTAGCTGTAAACAGAGATCTGTTGCGCCGGATCCCGCTTTCAAAGATCGACGCTTATGCTTGAACCGACGTAGAAATTATTAACTCCTTTGATACCGAGGACGGCTCTCATGTACATGATCCCGTTGACGCCGGTGCAGTGATTGATATAAAGGGAATTACAATTCTTCTCGGAGAACAGGTTTGCGACCGCTTCCGCTTTGGTCTTTTCTTTTTTGCCCATGTGCAGTCCGCCGACGTATCCGTGCGGGTACGCCCCGAATTTGCTTTTCACGGCCTCCATAACTTTGTCAGCACCTGCATGGGAACACGAGGAGATCACGATCGGCCCCTTCCTCGATCTTATCACAATGAACGATTCCGTCTCTTCTTTGCCGATGTCCATCGGAGCGGAGACGAATACTTTGTCGGCTATTTCTTTCCAATCGTTGATCTCGACGATGTCCGCCTTATCTGCGATGTCCTCTCCGATCTGTATCCCGCCGCCGGTACCGAACATGGTCTTTGTGCCCATTGCAAATCTCGGAGCATATATGAGCAACGGCGTCTCCCTTTCCCGGAGCAGGGTGTCCAGCCCTCCCGCATGGCCTTTGTGCCCATGGGAGATCACAACCGTGTTTATCATCTCTGGCTCTATGTCAAGGAACGAAAGATTGTGCATAAGGTACCTTCCCCTTCTGCCTGTATCAAAAAGTATCTTATTGCTGCCTATCTCTATCAGCACCGAAAATCCTTCCGCTCCGATGAGCGGGGTGCCTTCTACCGCACCTTCGTCGTAGACGCTGGTTATCTTTGCCTCCATGTCCTTCGCCTCCGTATTCCTCTTTTCATTGAATAATGTTTCAACGGCGATAGTATCTATTCGGAATGTCCGAACATATCCTGTTCACATCTTCTTCCGTGAGCTTACCGTTCGCAAGGAACATCTTTATTTTCGTCGGGACGGTCGTTATAGGCATCATCATGTCGGGTTTTTCGGGATCGTCGATGTAATCGGTCTCGAGCATGAACCTCTTTGACCCTTTTCCGAGAGCTTCGTTGATATTCTTTTTTGAGGCCGGCATGGATGGCATCACGCCGTGCGTCTCCCCGTCCGTGACAAACGGCGGGGATGAATGTTTGATCACCATGCTCGGTTCGAGGCTCGCGCTCTTCGCCATTTTTGAAAGCGACAGATCCGTATCTTCCCTGGATTCGGAATGGATTATCACGGGGCAGTCCAGTTCTTTTGCGTATTCCATACCTCTTGACAAGATCCTGTTTGAAGCTTCCAAAATGTCTGCTGGCACATCGAAATGAGGCCTTCCTATCTCTCCCAATGCACAAGCCTTCCCCTCACCCACCAGCTTAGCCGCTATATCCATTCCTTCCATCAGGATCTCTTCCGCCTTTTCGAGACCGTATCTCTCTGCAAGCGGCAGGATCAATACCGGATACGGGCCGACGGCGATGTTTATTTCCAGCTTTGTTGCCGCTCTCGCTTTTTCGGCGAGAGAGAAGGTTATGCCGTAAGAGTCGATGAAATCGTTCCCTTTTGTTATTTTGACCTGTTTGTACGGCAACGTGACAAGAGTGAATCCTGTGCCTCCGGCCGACTCGAACTCCCTGACGGCGTCCACATTCCTACCGGACGGGTCCATGTGGATATGATTGTCATAAACTGGGATCTTTTCGGCCATATCGGTAAAGCGGCAGACAATATAATTATACATTACCTGATTCGAGTATGCTATGGACGCCAATTCCCGCTTCCTGCTGAAATCCTTCAGGAAATATTACAAGGAGAACCCTCCGATAATGCCGGACCGTTTCACAAAAAGGGAATTCGGTTTCATGTTCTTCGATAGACAGATGGTGCAAAGGCATATGGGTTTCCCCACACCGGAGGAATTGAACAGATTCATGATCGCGCAGGTGCCCAGCCACAGTTACTATTCCACCGCATATTACAGAAAACCGAGCGCCCCGACCATGGAGGAGAAGGAGTGGCTGGGTGCGGAACTGATATTCGATCTGGACGCGGATCACCTTGAAGGCGCGGACAAGATGTCCTATTCCGAGATGATGATCAAGATCAGAGACGAGATGATCAATCTTACCGATTCGTTCCTTTTCTCCGATCTGGGCTTTTCAGAGAAGGATGTGCACATAACATTCTCGGGTGGCCGCGGATATCATGCCCACATCCCTTCGCAGGAGGTACTTACGCTTGGGACCTACGAAAGAAGAGAGCTTGTCGACTACATCACATGTTCCGGTCTTAACATAGACTGGGTATTCCCGTTCCACAAGGTCGCAACATCTCAGGTCAAGACCGCGACCGGTACCAGGACCAACGTTGCAAAGGACCGCCTGATACCTGACTCAGAGGCCGGCGGATGGAGAGGAAGGATGCGGGTCGGGCTGATGGACCTTGTGAACGATGTCTGCGACCTTGACCCGAAAGTATTGAGGAAGATCTATCCGTCGATCTCGGCATCGAAGACCGCCACTGTGATAAAACTGCAGGAGGACGTGAAAGCGTCGAGGAAAGTGCTCTTCGAAAAGAATACTATGGCAACGCTTGACCGCAACAACCAAGAGACCCTCGTAAAGATAATGAAAGAGGATATCGCACCGACCCTTACGGCAGAGGTGGATAAACCGGTCACTCCGGATATCAAAAGGATCATCCGCCTTCCGGGGTCGATACACGGAAAGACAGGGCTCAGAGTG
It includes:
- a CDS encoding methyltransferase domain-containing protein; this encodes MCAEKGLLVKEGGRNTDKIIEDVKEYYGKRLQTKDDLKTSACCCSDSPPALIKPILPLIADEIKDRFYGCGSPLPPLLEGMTVLDLGCGTGRDIYIASKLVGESGCAIGVDMTDEQIRTAIKYQEEQRKRFGYKKSNVKFMQGYIEDLRSLGIKDNSVDVVISNCVINLSPAKEQVFREIYRVLRPGGELYFSDVFADRRIPEELATDPVLRGECLGGAMYVEDFRRLMARVGWKDFRYTSIRELELANEEIEKKVGFANFSSRTVRAFKLDCLEDICEDYGQVAWYDGSIPGNPHYFDLDDHHRFFTGKPMLVCGNTAAMVSETRYGKAFKIDGDRSVHYGKFDGCGDEGKKKDSKSTSCCC
- a CDS encoding ArsR/SmtB family transcription factor, giving the protein MTRTNTECATTFKAFCDETRLTIISLLQNGEKCACVLLERLDISQPTLSHHMKILVDSGIVDARKEGKWTFYSISEEGSTAAAEMLRELTSVVIDDDDDSNNVCYEAGPPCGCAQRRDCW
- a CDS encoding (Fe-S)-binding protein, with protein sequence MVVEPVDFYQMPPEDILKYLPGKNCGGCGKDSCEDFAGALSKGEAKITECPEIGLKLKKSLEGGLSIRLVVHEADFSMSTVSESIIPVNKPTRDSPVLLTGNCEVTLYVLRLIFEKAPDVSAWIIPSDTKGFTIDHVMTMKVMTPMTVMRALTDSGISQKVDSRVMIIPGLCEGLERNIEVMTKWKVIVGPKSGFELPAFLTQLANTDD
- a CDS encoding DUF367 family protein, whose translation is MIPVIIHDKCQCDPKKCTAKRMLKFGLGKEAKTLSAIPSGSIVLSPFSKIALSPADIVHARKGLVVMDLTWTNIDEFPRVRGTNERVLPYLLASNPVNWGRPMELNSAEAVLASLMILGEKEQAESFLGRFNWAPEFIRLNGSMLEDYSKAKDSSEVVRIQNEYLESIRGKD
- a CDS encoding arsenate-mycothiol transferase ArsC — its product is MFGKKEKKVRVLFVEEKNDLVSQLAEHFTKEYFGNKYDVYSAGPKKDIIDCELISVMYQMGNDMRRQVSKDFKDRDYLRDEEDYDLIIFLQKSTFDEWAKRTPWQGKQILFELERTENFQATDDLELANCYSELIDRVSSWVKENMADPGKLRTMISA
- a CDS encoding ATP-binding protein, encoding MAEMEKLVEREVYTTQLKGFIDKPLIKVITGVRRCGKSGILNLIKQEIMKTVDEDHIIFINFEDSDFDNIVSYKDLNQYIKEKMKDDKRYYIFLDEIQEVTGWEKAVNSLRLKNTDIYITGSNSKLLSGELATLLAGRYVSFEARTLSFKEFINFRKEFGLDEGIQYGRYGLLDEYIRSGGFPLLSSIRFTDEQARQVISDIQSAVVLKDVIERNKIKNAPLLEKIVSFLYDNVGFFISDRKIADYIKSGGGGVDYETISSYIGHLEKALLIKRVSKYDVKGKRLLDSNDKYYLADHSLQYAVRDMKTTNRSGVLENIVHNDLVRRGYKVYVGKMGTKEIDFVAEKINGGEKVYVQVCAELKSAETIEREFSPLEDIQDHYPKYVVTTDTFWNEDRNGVRGIHLHDFLLREKL
- the hxlA gene encoding 3-hexulose-6-phosphate synthase encodes the protein MKPVLQVALDLMQLNRAVTIAHEAVEGGADWIEVGTPLIKSEGAEAVRTLRREFPGRKLIADTKTMDVGGLEVEMMAKAGADVVTVLGLADDSTIAEAVSSGRKYGAEIMVDMINVPDRVLRAKAVEKLGVSYICLHMGIDTQMKGEGAPVDILRKIAQEVSIPVAAAGGITVETAPAYVKAGASIIIVGGGIIKAADVKQSAKDMLSSMSGQKVSTVLSKKYGEEELFKAFSKASTCNISDAFHKKGVIMGLRPFIAEGVRMVGRALTVQTANGDWAKPVEAIDRAKPGDVIVIDVGNAPMAVWGELASNSAVTMGVVGVVIDGAIRDIDDIKKMKFPAFARSVVPCAGEPKGYGGIGMEVTIGGQTVRTGDWIIGDENGLMVVPKEVAVEVANRTVDINERENRTREEIKRGSTLSKVNELAKWEPVK
- a CDS encoding zinc metalloprotease HtpX, giving the protein MIWQVRTAVMFIVMTIILVAVGWLVGWFFGQMWIGMIAMLSLAVVFNVYAYFFSKKSALRANKVRIVSEAEEPRLYAIVRKVSEKAGVPMPEVGVSELAMPNAFATGRNPKNAAVVATRGILGLLKDDELEGVIAHEISHIKNRDILVMTVASTMAAVLSFLGRWAFWMAFTGNQRSIYMVIVALVVSVTIPIAAILVQLGISRNREYLADESGAKITGNPRALARALQSIEGGVKAPSSDYSNTSYESLWISNPISNKNYFRKLFSTHPPMDDRIARLMDLAAKMDSERTPRQTDPFSKKDRPY
- a CDS encoding AlbA family DNA-binding domain-containing protein, which translates into the protein MQETNRIEFERELNERFVRTVVSFLNYTGGGEIIVGIDDNGAAIGVDDPDTVQRKAVDLIRNNIRPQTLGLFDVVADKIDDNDIVRVIVSCGQQRPYYIRKKGEWIIDIKPALLSERPTKRRRKEP
- a CDS encoding MBL fold metallo-hydrolase yields the protein MEAKITSVYDEGAVEGTPLIGAEGFSVLIEIGSNKILFDTGRRGRYLMHNLSFLDIEPEMINTVVISHGHKGHAGGLDTLLRERETPLLIYAPRFAMGTKTMFGTGGGIQIGEDIADKADIVEINDWKEIADKVFVSAPMDIGKEETESFIVIRSRKGPIVISSCSHAGADKVMEAVKSKFGAYPHGYVGGLHMGKKEKTKAEAVANLFSEKNCNSLYINHCTGVNGIMYMRAVLGIKGVNNFYVGSSISVDL
- a CDS encoding TatD family hydrolase, which translates into the protein MAEKIPVYDNHIHMDPSGRNVDAVREFESAGGTGFTLVTLPYKQVKITKGNDFIDSYGITFSLAEKARAATKLEINIAVGPYPVLILPLAERYGLEKAEEILMEGMDIAAKLVGEGKACALGEIGRPHFDVPADILEASNRILSRGMEYAKELDCPVIIHSESREDTDLSLSKMAKSASLEPSMVIKHSSPPFVTDGETHGVMPSMPASKKNINEALGKGSKRFMLETDYIDDPEKPDMMMPITTVPTKIKMFLANGKLTEEDVNRICSDIPNRYYRR